The following are encoded in a window of Fusarium falciforme chromosome 11, complete sequence genomic DNA:
- a CDS encoding Protein kinase domain-containing protein → MSDADLVQSFKSGIEPGLRDPYTQVNVLLIHWEKNDLNRVEKEVQELRAVFEETYNYNSVVFRIPTDKSCRKRLNQEIIGFVEDQSQRHSLIIIYYAGHCGPGKHGQAEWTAFEDKNEPALSWNEGQQLLFSAPGDVLLILDCCHASLIAVGSKDEGSRFELIAASATAKDRQNAETTMTPVPGPHSFTRILTRLLKKHASEGISSENLCSEIREDGKITVTPVFHNFARESPTNIRLQPVNREQRSMQKPSGYLLFRACLSGDVTGTQIAEWLKSAAPSNVTAVSIEAVVSRARRIQEAFPKGSAFEKLSEAARDEILWSMRGLNTTMAEAADRASNPTPIPTSEKAEAVQQSWDRLKENMSRVDTAIETPFLLEDNASRGSKLPQDLTKDDEFPSILEAADADAALLLREAIRNEDPCLHTIEISREEIVFKTSKHRGGPSGKLNQNRFKYGTVSGQPGVMETYMYKEASDHSGEPQPQTLRQAQRITGLLCHPKRKGFHILPCAGFFRNRRAKELGLAFNLPPTFDSGDGGGVVTLIEMYKMHKIVPLGHRVHLAWALTTAIEHFHRVGWVHKGIRSNNIAFIATSNIPSVQESSDEDEEDVNSPRLGNFNLSNPLLFGFEYSRAGDEATYLEEDHSQANNLYRIPERWGKPTARFEKSHDVYSLGVVLFEIALWKDVGSALKSYLDKGRVIASEVAQLLMDKCVKMLPHQVGAVFARCILTCLDFGSKTKGLNEYEAQRYFQKNVVEPMRGAVGRI, encoded by the exons ATGAGCGATGCCGATCTTGTTCAGTCTTTCAAGAGCGGCATTGAGCCGGGGCTGCGCGACCCATACACACAAGTCAACGTCCTACTTATCCACTGGGAGAAAAATGACCTGAATCGTGTGGAAAAGGAAGTCCAAGAGCTCCGAGCAGTGTTTGAAGAGACCTACAACTATAACAGTGTCGTCTTTCGCATTCCCACGGACAAGTCGTGCCGCAAACGCCTCAACCAGGAAATTATCGGATTCGTCGAGGACCAGTCTCAGCGACACAGTTTGATCATCATTTACTACGCGGGTCACTGCGGTCCTGGCAAGCACGGCCAAGCTGAGTGGACGGCCTTTGAAGACAAGAACGAACCCGCGCTGTCTTGGAATGAAGGGCAGCAGTTACTCTTCTCAGCCCCAGGCGACGTACTGCTCATTCTGGACTGTTGTCACGCGTCACTCATAGCTGTGGGATCTAAAGATGAGGGTAGTCGATTCGAGCTGATCGCGGCTTCGGCCACGGCCAAGGACCGTCAGAATGCCGAAACTACCATGACACCTGTCCCAGGGCCGCACTCCTTCACAAGAATACTTACTAGGCTTCTAAAAAAGCATGCTTCTGAAGGTATCTCGTCCGAGAATCTGTGTTCAGAAATAAGGGAGGATGGAAAGATCACAG TGACGCCTGTCTTTCACAATTTTGCCCGGGAATCCCCAACAAATATTCGACTACAGCCCGTCAACCGGGAACAAAGGTCCATGCAAAAACCTTCCGGCTACCTCCTATTCAGGGCATGTCTCTCAGGCGATGTGACGGGCACCCAGATCGCCGAGTGGTTGAAGAGTGCGGCCCCAAGCAACGTCACGGCTGTCAGCATCGAGGCTGTCGTTAGTCGAGCCCGTCGCATACAAGAAGCGTTCCCCAAGGGATCAGCCTTTGAGAAACTGTCCGAGGCAGCCAGGGATGAGATACTATGGAGTATGCGAGGACTGAACACCACCATGGCTGAGGCTGCAGATAGGGCCAGCAATCCTACTCCGATTCCGACTAGCGAGAAAGCAGAGGCAGTTCAACAGTCATGGGACCGTCTCAAGGAGAACATGTCCAGAGTCGACACTGCCATTGAGACCCCTTTCCTTCTTGAGGATAATGCAAGCAGAGGCTCAAAGTTGCCTCAAGATTTGACCAAGGACGACGAGTTTCCCTCGATTTTGGAAGCTGCTGACGCGGACGCTGCGCTTCTGCTTCGCGAGGCGATTCGCAACGAAGATCCATGCCTCCACACCATCGAGATAAGCCGCGAAGAAATCGTCTTCAAAACATCGAAACACCGAGGAGGTCCCAGCGGCAAGTTAAACCAGAACCGCTTCAAGTATGGCACGGTATCCGGCCAGCCCGGCGTCATGGAGACGTACATGTACAAAGAGGCAAGCGACCACAGCGGTGAACCTCAACCACAGACACTACGCCAAGCACAGCGAATAACTGGACTACTGTGCCATCCCAAGCGAAAAGGGTTTCACATCCTTCCCTGCGCCGGATTCTTCAGGAACCGCCGTGCAAAGGAGCTTGGTCTTGCGTTCAATCTCCCGCCGACGTTTGACTCTGGTGACGGTGGCGGTGTTGTGACACTTATCGAGATGTACAAGATGCACAAGATCGTTCCTCTTGGTCATCGTGTACATCTTGCCTGGGCGTTAACTACTGCCATTGAGCATTTCCATCGCGTGGGATGGGTGCATAAGGGCATCCGGAGCAACAACATTGCCTTTATTGCCACTTCAAATATTCCGTCAGTTCAGGAATCATCagatgaggacgaagaagACGTAAATTCCCCTCGCCTTGGGAACTTTAATCTCAGTAACCCACTACTCTTTGGTTTCGAATATTCTCGAGCTGGAGATGAAGCCACTTATCTTGAAGAGGATCACTCGCAAGCTAACAACCTCTACCGCATCCCGGAGCGATGGGGCAAGCCAACAGCACGGTTCGAAAAGAGTCACGATGTGTACTCGCTGGGTGTGGTCTTGTTCGAAATTGCACTCTGGAAGGATGTTGGTTCAGCCCTGAAGTCATACCTGGACAAAGGGCGAGTGATTGCCTCAGAGGTGGCTCAACTCTTGATGGACAAGTGTGTTAAAATGTTGCCGCATCAGGTAGGTGCAGTATTTGCGCGCTGCATCTTGACTTGTTTGGACTTTGGGAGTAAAACGAAAGGTTTGAACGAGTACGAAGCACAGAGATATTTCCAGAAGAATGTCGTTGAGCCAATGAGGGGGGCCGTGGGAAGGATCTAA
- a CDS encoding Protein kinase domain-containing protein, translating into MSYSMNGTLSHFAQNRSLNLIERRFLALDVAMGIRALHDCNIVHGGVKPDNVLVYDYSTRIEEHERHYQAKLADFGSAFFQEDPSHEQAVYLGTPKYNAPEIRGLQRDQDEDKHDGLIPLFKRFQAADCYSFGLLLWETINRGKSFTDTENPLEELETMFWDKENAILEKATTFFNGWKTTFEVLDKEESESRIGVFPSNPTRLEMQGLLNERRVHLDPIDAPPDEESLEVLKNTVSLCLQDSIWNRGNMHQIVEALAKGVSDLLPPGGSTTLKVLPRPRQVNGSSPFLEPGYEKIRSITPDESPYARLLRLEKTYENLRVVPMDAPANPSLQVARLPPVKRVGTLVLTPQTHCYGPEDMFRASLNRQPPWENQCAAFEFLQHAIEAEKDEERRAQAYLQLAIMYLIGYGVADDSLKALQHLELASEHNEVARAILGRVQRALEPDEDQEYEGDEGPAHITYRNPDMFLDGAIERSGKADEQFLTLGPIKIQSFEIFSRLVKKGKKYEPPELSDAFTDACRDGHLDAAMLLAQHCTDIYTIDTEKPNPFHWLIMFSQEEAIKVLETVASSQTKETEKKFHLKVICSLLNAEHDMTVLLPHRCLELRGTPLHWVIMAGYEDLVKAFLRLGADVNKRTNSRTTQHQDGYREHHPSFSPLDIAAACHLPQIVKLLLDQGSEIYGGDFHWSFSPFHMLGYRTFLFARYMSHGRHYRAALRETIKALRGAGVDINGLDSEGETPLLVAVKNMDLEPYILEELLSSGATTGNMGDGKEGNIVTSAIMCCGHRRFSAWKIPLLLPLVRDINSFRPGPRSLNALHYCAFFDAARAAEELLRWPQTDIGALNASGDMTAMSLAAQRGSLDVLALLIKNGADVEKGYAMASAICFGNIEAVKILLDAGAGIYFTLNTGTEMTILKYAVCRGSERPSYVRKCLALCPQLHEKGILDDQDDSGWTALHKATYFGDVEGVKALLSAGADPTKISAVDETPLDLATLTLQEFTDPESRECIRQNYLRIRRDIEVLDAAAYDFYDRVKRIEMGMVDRLDEVVELLREAELEQQAGGSVSRPKRKIVRKPRLGPFVDPEMLNLSRDEFLDLLYADTKTPSSFKR; encoded by the exons ATGAGCTACTCCATGAATGGTACTCTGAGCCACTTTGCCCAGAACAGGAGCCTTAACCTCATTGAGAGACGAtttcttgctcttgatgTAGCCATGGGCATCCGCGCACTCCACGACTGCAACATTGTCCACGGAGGCGTCAAGCCAGACAATGTCCTCGTCTATGACTACAGTACGAGGATTGAAGAGCATGAGCGACACTACCAGGCAAAGCTTGCCGACTTTGGGTCTGCCTTCTTTCAAGAGGACCCGAGTCACGAACAAGCCGTTTATCTTGGTACCCCAAAGTACAACGCTCCTGAGATCCGCGGTCTGCAGAGAGAccaggacgaggacaagCATGATGGTTTAATTCCCCTGTTCAAACGATTCCAGGCTGCAGATTGCTACTCTTTTGGTCTTCTGCTCTGGGAGACTATCAACCGCGGCAAATCCTTCACAGATACAGAGAATCCTCTCGAAGAACTTGAAACTATGTTTTGGGACAAAGAAAACGccatcttggagaaggcGACGACTTTCTTCAACGGCTGGAAAACCACCTTTGAGGTGCTTGATAAGGAGGAATCTGAGTCGAGGATTGGAGTGTTCCCCTCGAATCCAACCCGCTTGGAGATGCAGGGGTTGTTAAATGAGCGCCGTGTTCATCTTGATCCCATTGACGCACCGCCAGATGAGGAATCACTCGAAGTCTTGAAGAACACGGTGTCGCTATGCCTACAGGATAGCATATGGAACCGAGGAAACATGCATCAGATCGTCGAGGCTCTCGCTAAGGGAGTAAG CGACCTCCTTCCTCCAGGAGGAAGCACAACCCTGAAGGTTctgcctcgacctcgacaagtCAACGGTTCTAGTCCATTTCTCGAACCCGGATACGAGAAAATCAGGAGCATAACCCCTGATGAGAGTCCATACGCTCGGCTCCTTCGCCTAGAAAAAACGTATGAAAATCTCCGGGTGGTGCCGATGGACGCTCCAGCCAACCCTTCCCTGCAAGTTGCCAGGTTACCGCCAGTCAAGCGTGTAGGAACGTTGGTTTTGACGCCTCAGACCCATTGCTATGGACCAGAAGACATGTTTCGT GCCTCTCTTAACAGGCAGCCACCTTGGGAAAACCAGTGCGCAGCATTTGAGTTTCTCCAGCACGCGATCGAGGCTGAGAAAGACgaagaaagaagagctcAGGCTTACTTGCAGTTGGCCATCATGTACCTGATTGGATACGGAGTTGCCGACGACAGTTTGAAAGCACTTCAACACCTTGAACTCGCGAGTGAGCACAATGAGGTCGCCAGAGCGATCCTCGGGAGAGTCCAAAGGGCTTTGGAGCCTGACGAGGATCAAGAGTATGAGGGGGACGAGGGGCCAGCCCATATCACCTACAGGAACCCAGATATGTTCCTCGATGGCGCCATTGAGCGGAGTGGGAAAGCAGATGAGCAGTTCCTGACACTCGGCCCCATAAAGATTCAGTCCTTTGAGATCTTCTCCAGATTGGTCAAAAAGGGGAAGAAGTATGAGCCTCCTGAGCTATCCGATGCATTCACAGACGCTTGCAGGGATGGCCACTTGGACGCTGCAATGCTGCTCGCCCAACACTGTACCGACATTTATACAATCGACACTGAGAAGCCCAACCCGTTCCATTGGTTGATCATGTTTAGCCAAGAGGAGGCTATCAAGGTGCTTGAAACAGTTGCATCCTCCCAGACGAAAGAGACGGAGAAGAAATTTCACCTCAAAGTCATATGCTCCTTGCTGAATGCTGAGCACGACATGACCGTACTCCTTCCCCACCGCTGTCTCGAGCTTCGAGGCACACCTCTTCACTGGGTAATCATGGCAGGCTACGAGGACCTTGTGAAGGCCTTTCTCCGTCTTGGAGCTGATGTCAACAAGAGAACAAACTCACGAACAACCCAACATCAGGATGGCTACCGAGAACATCATCCCAGTTTCAGTCCACTCGATATTGCAGCAGCCTGCCACCTCCCGCAGATTGTTAAACTGCTTCTCGACCAGGGAAGTGAGATTTATGGAGGAGACTTCCACTGGTCGTTTTCGCCATTTCATATGCTCGGGTATCGTACGTTTCTCTTTGCGAGGTACATGAGTCACGGCAGGCATTACCGGGCTGCTCTACGGGAGACAATCAAAGCACTCCGTGGTGCGGGAGTGGATATTAATGGTCTCGATTCCGAGGGCGAGACACCGCTCTTAGTTGCGGTGAAGAACATGGACCTCGAGCCATACATTCTTGAGGAGTTGCTTTCATCCGGAGCTACGACTGGAAATATGGGCGACGGGAAAGAAGGAAATATTGTCACTTCGGCCATCATGTGCTGTGGACACCGGCGTTTCTCGGCCTGGAAGATACCCCTCCTTCTACCGCTGGTTCGAGACATCAACTCTTTCAGGCCAGGCCCGAGGAGTCTGAATGCGCTGCATTACTGTGCCTTTTTTGATGCAGCCCGGGCTGCCGAGGAGTTGCTCCGCTGGCCACAAACCGATATTGGCGCATTGAATGCCTCTGGTGATATGACGGCCATGTCTCTAGCGGCACAGAGAGGCTCTCTGGATGTGCTAGCCCTGCTGATTAAGAATGGTGCCGACGTTGAGAAAGGGTATGCAATGGCTAGTGCCATCTGCTTTGGAAATATTGAAGCAGTCAAGATACTCCTTGACGCTGGGGCTGGCATTTACTTCACCTTGAACACTGGTACTGAGATGACTATCCTGAAGTATGCGGTCTGCAGGGGTTCCGAAAGACCATCCTATGTCAGGAAATGTCTAGCGCTATGCCCCCAGCTCCACGAGAAAGGCATCCTAGATGACCAAGACGATAGTGGTTGGACCGCCCTGCATAAAGCCACATACTTTGGTGACGTTGAAGGTGTCAAGGCCCTTCTCAGTGCTGGTGCGGATCCGACAAAGATCTCCGCTGTCGACGAGACACCCCTTGACCTGGCAACCCTGACACTCCAGGAATTCACGGATCCTGAGTCACGAGAGTGTATACGACAAAACTATCTGCGCATCCGAAGAGACATTGAAGTGTTGGATGCAGCAGCGTATGACTTCTATGACAGGGTCAAACGGATCGAGATGGGCATGGTGGACCGCCTTGACGAAGTCGTCGAACTGCTCCGAGAGGCAGAACTTGAACAGCAAGCCGGAGGATCCGTTTCACGACCGAAGAGAAAGATTGTTAGGAAACCCAGGCTTGGACCATTTGTAGACCCAGAGATGCTGAATCTGTCACGAGATGAGTTCCTAGATTTGCTCTATGCCGATACGAAAACCCCGAGTAGTTTCAAGAGGTAG
- a CDS encoding Zn(2)-C6 fungal-type domain-containing protein: MSAPNENQASVTLLKTCQTCFNLKIKCDKTQDSDLCDRCLRLGKTCVFNPARRRPRNTSRHRLELRSKSKRGSKSPSNSGASTSTTTPGDIFNKDASLDPFQRGILSLEVGDKLLDYFRSRMTPYFPFVVFPTDISVTITNSYRPCACLAALAAASHADTNRQKALGDLFNQVVAAKMVSGKFNDLDLLQGLLIHLAWAHYQPRPKRYTQHLHLATSIISDMRLDKPRRPELWDVDGGKDKDEPDWGPPEMRALAGAYYLSSTSSIVLQKSRHMSHSPYISKCCEHLGLLNMHRTDKYLVYIIRVQTLIERVDDIVSKLSAAQDLSPFWDETQRIAQECAEIKATLPFPLSDSPPLLLQLHMLELLLSQSSPRGTPFGLDKFQPNPNPAEGQAAIIGWLSASMSAARFLISVILVLPHGEEMAMSNMGWIMMYCGLSLAVRLDLIAIRKAISGSTGHLRRFLDMPHTLRQIVLRLEAARHGDKGTAANLHPFEGLARRVRRLEQWYHAQAGDDLAITATPSPQVVGQPNAVTVDTDNMPVANLPAYPNVSTWGGAGWYQGAEFDISTFLFTDPVDIPGNFGLGDRFP; encoded by the exons ATGAGCGCGCCAAACGAGAATCAGGCATCGGTAACGTTGCTGAAAACGTGTCAAACATGTTTCAATCTCAAGATCAAGTGTGACAAGACTCAAGATTCCGATCTTTGTGATCGGTGCCTTCGGCTTGGCAAGACATGCGTATTTAACCCAGCCCGGCGTCGGCCGCGTAATACTAGTCGTCACAG ATTGGAGTTGAGGTCTAAATCCAAGAGAGGCTCTAAATCACCATCAAATTCGGGCGCTTCAACTTCAACTACAACGCCAGgcgacatcttcaacaaAGATGCTTCACTCGACCCTTTTCAACGAGGAATTCTATCTTTGGAAGTTGGGGACAAACTTCTCGACTACTTTCGATCGAGGATGACACCATACTTTCCGTTTGTTGTGTTCCCAACGGATATCTCCGTTACCATAACCAACTCGTATCGGCCGTGTGCCTGTCTGGCTGCGCTTGCAGCGGCCTCGCATGCAGATACAAACCGTCAAAAAGCGCTTGGTGATCTTTTTAACCAAGTTGTGGCTGCCAAGATGGTTAGTGGAAAGTTCAATGACCTTGACCTACTGCAGGGTCTTCTTATACATCTTGCTTG GGCACACTACCAACCTCGACCAAAGAGATATACACAGCACTTGCACCTCGCCACAAGTATTATTAGCGATATGCGCCTTGATAAACCCAGAAGACCGGAGCTATGGGATGTGGACGGCGGTAAGGATAAGGACGAACCAGACTGGGGCCCACCCGAGATGCGCGCTCTTGCAGGTGCATATTACCTATCATCTAC CTCCTCTATTGTGCTTCAGAAATCACGTCACATGTCGCACTCGCCTTATATCTCAAAATGCTGCGAGCATCTCGGTCTACTAAACATGCACCGCACTGACAAGTATCTTGTCTACATTATCCGCGTGCAGACTCTTATTGAAAGGGTCGACGACATAGTCAGCAAGCTCTCTGCTGCTCAGGACCTTTCGCCTTTCTGGGATGAAACTCAACGGATTGCTCAGGAGTGCGCCGAGATCAAGGCGACATTGCCCTTCCCCCTTAGCGACAGTC CGCCGTTACTCTTGCAACTTCATATGCTagagcttctcctcagccagtCATCACCCCGGGGCACTCCGTTTGGGCTTGACAAGTTTCAACCGAACCCAAACCCAGCAGAAGGTCAAGCTGCCATCATAGGCTGGCTTTCTGCCAGCATGTCGGCAGCTCGCTTCTTGATTAGTGTGATACTTGTTCTGCCACACGGAGAGGAAATGGCAATGTCAAACATGGGCTGGATTATGATGTATTGCGGCCTATCACTGGCGGTCCGCCTTGATCTTATTGCTATCAGAAAGGCCATCTCTGGGTCAACTGGACACCTTCGTCGGTTCCTGGATATGCCTCATACACTTCGGCAGATTGTGCTCCGCCTAGAGGCAGCACGACATGGGGACAAGGGTACGGCTGCTAATCTGCACCCGTTCGAAGGTTTGGCCAGACGAGTTCGTCGGCTGGAACAGTGGTACCACGCTCAGGCTGGTGATGACCTGGCAATCACCGCCACACCCAGCCCGCAGGTTGTGGGCCAACCCAATGCAGTGACAGTGGACACTGACAACATGCCCGTCGCGAACTTGCCAGCTTATCCGAATGTCAGTACCTGGGGAGGGGCTGGTTGGTACCAGGGGGCGGAGTTTGACATCAGCACTTTTCTCTTTACGGACCCTGTTGACATACCTGGTAATTTCGGTCTTGGAGATAGATTTCCTTGA
- a CDS encoding Beta-lactamase domain-containing protein, with product MRSFIPLAAAASVLGGFTTTVSAQQNDDDIPFSACPLVGAYYPPPTIDKSSKTFSQLQSKFAGVFDDLIKNGGSEDYGPISANTTSFSVVLFGGAESLRDDPVFFEYHYTSPEDQATTKGNLTSTTKFPVGDLSMVFTVYAWLVKNGDNWETPITKYLPELAMVKGSLTVPWKDVTIGSLAGQMSGLSRQSQACAIGEPCGYASFVRDFANKPPVFLPDTTPIVSYATFQLLAFAMESQDRYRKRKNSWGSVLDDALLHPLNMKSSGLLCPDDTDVFAIDGLNLSQIGEPGALSLVSSIEDLARAGHSILSSTLLSPAITRRWLHPNMDTSNLRNGVGRPWEVYRAGSTAISPVLDVLTKSGTIGQYASYFGLTPGFNAGFAILAHDSTVEDRKLDLNVYADIVSESLGYMQAFAAKELAQRYAGTYKAANEDAAILNITDNSPGLEIQNLTIGKVDVKAETAKKLRIKVADLDFRIYPTNVQDKSKHQFVAVFQDRSAPIDMGTPTCITWQEVGAVTGVEETLVFLLDKDGSVVGFELPEAEVKFERAS from the exons ATGCGTTCATTTATTCCTTTGGCGGCTGCCGCATCGGTCTTGGGCGGATTCACCACTACAGTCTCTGCCCAGCAAAATGACGACGACATTCCCTTTTCGGCCTGCCCTCTCGTAGGAGCATACTACCCTCCTCCGACCATCGACAAGTCGTCCAAGACTTTTTCTCAACTTCAATCAAAGTTCGCTGGAGTTTTTGATGACCTAATCAAGAATGGCGGAAGCGAGGACTATGGTCCTATCTCAGCAAACACCACGTCCTTCTCTGTGGTCCTCTTTGGGGGTGCTGAATCGCTTCGCGATGATCCGGTCTTTTTCGAGTACCACTATACCTCCCCCGAAGATCAAGCCACTACAAAAGGCAACCTAACCTCGACAACAAAATTCCCGGTTGGCGATTTGTCTATGGTGTTTACTGTGTACGCGTGGCTGGTTAAGAATGGCGACAATTGGGAGACTCCCATCACCAAGTACCTGCCAGAGTTGGCGATGGTCAAGGGATCGCTGACGGTGCCTTGGAAAGATGTCACGATTGGATCTTTGGCTGGTCAAATGTCTGGACTCAGTCGCCAAT CTCAAGCGTGTGCCATTGGCGAGCCTTGCGGTTATGCAT CCTTTGTCCGCGATTTCGCAAACAAGCCTCCCGTTTTCCTCCCCGACACAACTCCGATTGTGTCATACGCTACCTTCCAGCTGCTCGCCTTTGCCATGGAGAGCCAAGACCGATAcagaaagagaaagaatTCTTGGGGTTCTGTTCTCGACGATGCTCTGCTGCACCCTTTGAATATGAAGTCCAGCGGTCTGCTGTGCCCTGACGACACGGACGTGTTTGCCATTGACGGACTGAACCTTTCGCAAATCGGCGAACCTGG TGCCTTGTCCCTCGTCAGCTCAATCGAGGACCTTGCTCGAGCCGGTCATTCCATACTGTCTTCCACTCTTCTGTCGCCTGCTATTACTCGACGATGGCTCCACCCCAACATGGACACATCCAACCTGCGCAACGGAGTTGGTCGTCCTTGGGAGGTCTACCGTGCTGGATCCACCGCCATCTCGCCCGTTCTGGATGTCTTAACCAAGAGCGGCACAATCGGACAGTATGCTAGCTACTTTGGTCTCACGCCTGGCTTTAACGCCGGTTTCGCTATTCTTGCGCATGATAGCACTGTCGAAGACCGCAAGCTTGATCTCAATGTGTATGCCGACATTGTCAGCGAGTCGCTTGGCTACATGCAAGCCTTTGCAGCCAAGGAATTGGCACAGCGCTATGCCGGCACATACAAGGCTGCGAACGAGGATGCGGCTATTCTCAACATCACCGATAATAGCCCAGGCCTAGAGATCCAGAATCTCACCATCGGCAAGGTGGATGTCAAGGCGGAGACAGCCAAGAAGCTTAGAATCAAGGTCGCCGACTTGGATTTCAGAATCTACCCTACCAACGTGCAGGACAAGTCCAAGCATCAGTTTGTTGCCGTCTTCCAGGACAGGAGTGCTCCTATTGACATGGGCACACCAACTTGCATTACCTGGCAGGAGGTCGGCGCCGTCACCGGAGTTGAGGAGActcttgtctttcttctGGATAAGGATGGGAGCGTTGTTGGCTTTGAGCTTCCAGAGGCCGAGGTGAAGTTTGAGAGGGCGTCATAG
- a CDS encoding HET domain-containing protein has product MENSSQPFSYQPLDDDSIRLVTVKPGPWNSIIECEVEIENLRQGKNHFGALSYVWGDSNVRRPIHLNGNTFKVTVNLFEGLRQIRESMFEDNTLPQLPIWVDVTCINQDDKDEKAKQVPNMHQIYSTAEEVLLWLGVMSIPPDFLKPWTYDERYSWMGFGDEDCLMSEELRENALERYVVYIRSPKYSIQRLTLRYCTYFQRLWTVQEAVLAKGGPVILVSRHVLTWDEFTHKDRLEPEEFVEVSNRPHTSFLGISSLRKQVAVGRRQSPPERLLDVIQDFSEHTCSETVDKIYGLVAIVPLHGLPSSLWPDYSIPSEEVNWKYAQYLFAETGSLALLEWYTKPLPGVPSWVPAIGAGEGNISVTKSTSFPHSGPFWWMYPTFSADSREISIAGFDCGVCVEHMERPLAVAGPEDLQLVGTSIDLRDTLRQLEKQIDPSTFTWGRVTGT; this is encoded by the exons ATGGAGAACTCCTCTCAGCCCTTCTCTTATCAGCCTCTCGACGATGACTCAATCCGACTCGTCACCGTCAAACCTGGACCATGGAATTCCATCATAGAATGTGAAGTCGAGATTGAGAATCTTCGCCAGGGCAAGAATCACTTCGGGGCCCTATCCTACGTCTGGGGCGACAGTAACGTTCGCCGCCCAATACACCTCAACGGCAATACGTTTAAGGTTACGGTGAACCTCTTTGAGGGACTTCGACAGATTCGAGAGTCAATGTTTGAAGACAACACTCTCCCCCAGTTACCTATATGGGTGGACGTCACCTGCATCAACCAAGATGACAAGGATGAGAAGGCGAAGCAGGTGCCCAACATGCACCAGATCTACAGCACCGCTGAGGAGGTCCTCTTGTGGCTTGGTGTCATGTCTATTCCGCCTGACTTCTTAAAGCCATGGACCTACGACGAGAGATACTCTTGGATGGGTTTTGGCGATGAAGATTGCCTAATGAGTGAGGAGCTTAGGGAGAATGCTCTCGAGAGATATGTCGTGTATATCCGCAGCCCGAAGTACTCGATTCAGCGTCTAA CTCTTCGCTATTGTACTTACTTCCAGAGGCTATGGACCGTTCAGGAAGCAGTGCTCGCAAAGGGTGGGCCAGTCATTCTGGTGAGCCGACACGTCTTAACATGGGATGAGTTCACGCACAAGGACCGTCTAGAACCCGAGGAGTTTGTGGAAGTCTCGAACCGTCCCCACACCTCGTTTCTCGGCATTTCGTCGCTCAGGAAGCAGGTCGCCGTGGGTCGCCGGCAATCGCCCCCAGAGCGGCTGCTAGACGTCATCCAAGACTTCTCGGAGCATACCTGTAGTGAGACTGTGGATAAGATATACGGCCTGGTGGCTATTGTCCCGCTCCATGGTTTGCCGAGCTCCCTCTGGCCAGACTACAGCATACCCTCCGAGGAAGTCAATTGGAAATACGCTCAGTATCTCTTTGCTGAAACCGGcagcctcgccctcctcgagTGGTACACAAAGCCTCTCCCTGGAGTCCCCTCATGGGTTCCAGCCATCGGTGCCGGTGAAGGGAACATATCAGTAACAAAATCTACTTCTTTCCCACACTCGGGCCCGTTTTGGTGGATGTACCCAACCTTCTCGGCTGACTCTAGGGAGATATCTATCGCGGGGTTCGACTGCGGCGTTTGCGTAGAACACATGGAGCGTCCATTGGCCGTGGCCGGGCCGGAAGACTTGCAGCTCGTGGGAACATCTATAGATCTCCGGGACACGTTGCGGCAGCTTGAAAAGCAAATCGATCCGAGTACGTTCACATGGGGGCGAGTAACCGGCACGTAA